In Anaerobacillus isosaccharinicus, one genomic interval encodes:
- the tatC gene encoding twin-arginine translocase subunit TatC: MTDTDQSMNLLDHLDEFRKRIMIVLGAFIVFFIASFVYVKDIYDWFVKDLDMQLTVLGPMDIIYVYFMLAGVIAIALTIPVIILQIWLFVKPALTKREQRLTLAYIPASLILFLTGLSFGYFVVMPLVLNFLFGLGGEMFTMMFTTDKYFSFVLRMTIPFSILFEMPLVVMFLTSLGIVTPKAMQKNRKYAFFFIVVISVLISPPDFISDVLVIIPLIFLYEVSIVLSAIVYRKKRKREQQQELE, translated from the coding sequence ATGACTGATACTGATCAAAGTATGAATCTCCTTGATCATTTAGATGAATTTCGAAAAAGGATAATGATTGTTTTAGGGGCCTTTATTGTTTTCTTTATTGCTAGCTTTGTATACGTAAAGGATATTTATGATTGGTTTGTTAAAGACTTGGACATGCAACTAACAGTGTTAGGTCCAATGGATATTATCTATGTTTATTTTATGTTGGCTGGTGTTATTGCGATTGCTTTAACAATCCCAGTTATTATTTTACAAATTTGGTTATTTGTTAAACCTGCGCTAACTAAACGAGAGCAAAGGCTGACGTTAGCATATATTCCTGCTTCGTTAATATTATTTCTAACTGGATTGTCTTTCGGGTATTTTGTCGTCATGCCTCTAGTCCTTAATTTCCTATTCGGATTAGGCGGAGAAATGTTTACGATGATGTTCACAACGGACAAATACTTTAGTTTTGTATTAAGAATGACGATCCCTTTTAGTATTTTGTTTGAAATGCCTTTAGTGGTAATGTTCTTAACGAGCTTAGGAATTGTGACACCAAAAGCAATGCAGAAAAATCGAAAATATGCGTTTTTCTTTATCGTCGTTATTTCCGTTTTAATTTCACCACCTGACTTTATTTCAGATGTTTTAGTTATTATTCCGTTAATTTTCTTGTACGAAGTGAGTATTGTATTATCGGCAATTGTTTACCGCAAGAAACGTAAACGGGAGCAACAACAGGAACTTGAATAA
- a CDS encoding twin-arginine translocase TatA/TatE family subunit, whose translation MLTNIGIPGLVLILVIALIIFGPKKLPELGKAVGQTLREFKSSTRELTNDVMEEFEDEKPKSKSKKQV comes from the coding sequence ATGTTAACAAACATCGGAATACCAGGCTTAGTTTTAATTCTTGTAATTGCCTTAATTATCTTTGGACCAAAGAAGTTACCTGAGTTAGGGAAAGCCGTTGGTCAAACATTAAGAGAATTTAAGTCATCGACTCGTGAATTAACAAATGATGTTATGGAAGAGTTCGAAGACGAAAAGCCAAAATCAAAATCTAAAAAGCAAGTTTAA
- a CDS encoding YpjP family protein, with translation MRLWFTKLSVVLITFLTFGLFIPPTYLDAEASDQEVQINGSDKQLSELPVSNLNEDIKSIHTEESINIHEQFVSYVSEQAKLQSIQKFGPKIADAVGDEFLNVILPKIEEVIRDLANDADEVELVSFEVSEKPSNGYGEKIFHIFNQDTGKDVARFHVRRVNHPRDGHSFNFHYHLMKDHFEQHFDLGDIYWAKDTPPKWMS, from the coding sequence ATGAGACTTTGGTTCACCAAACTTTCAGTAGTCTTAATTACCTTTTTGACCTTTGGATTGTTTATTCCGCCTACTTACTTAGATGCCGAAGCTTCGGATCAAGAGGTACAAATAAACGGCAGTGATAAACAACTTTCAGAATTACCAGTTTCTAATTTAAATGAAGATATAAAATCTATTCATACAGAAGAATCAATAAATATTCATGAACAATTTGTTTCCTATGTTTCAGAACAGGCAAAGCTTCAGTCAATTCAAAAATTCGGTCCGAAAATTGCGGATGCTGTTGGGGATGAATTCTTAAATGTTATTCTTCCAAAAATTGAAGAAGTAATTCGTGACCTAGCTAACGACGCAGATGAAGTAGAACTTGTAAGTTTTGAAGTTAGCGAGAAGCCTTCGAATGGATATGGAGAAAAAATCTTCCATATTTTCAACCAAGATACAGGGAAAGATGTTGCCCGCTTCCATGTTCGTAGAGTAAATCATCCACGAGATGGTCACTCCTTTAATTTTCATTACCATTTGATGAAAGATCATTTTGAACAACATTTTGATTTAGGTGATATTTATTGGGCCAAAGACACCCCACCTAAATGGATGTCATAA
- a CDS encoding hydrogenase small subunit — protein sequence MGFEKTIYETAIEKGISRRDFLKACTALAATLGLDYSQTSNVVQAMETNKRVPVIWLQLMDCTGCSESFIRSSHPRTENVLLDMISLEYSEVLSAASGYQIEANRERVMEEYKGEYILAVEGNVTDAEFLTVAGHSALETLKETAKHAKAVIAYGSCASWGGIAAAHPNPTNARSVDDVIKGVPVMKVPGCPPIAEVMTGVIAHVITFGRLPELDGKGRPKAFYKLRIHDKCNRRAYFDAGLFVESFDDEGAKIGYCLYKVGCKGPTTYNSCAEMRWNGGVSYPIQSGNPCIGCSEKDFWDEGPFFTRRAKIPGTQTTVNPEKVGLYAAGVTVAGIAAHATATAVKKKQDEKNSTEDI from the coding sequence ATGGGGTTTGAGAAAACCATTTATGAAACTGCAATCGAAAAGGGGATTTCTCGAAGGGACTTTTTGAAAGCGTGTACAGCGCTCGCAGCAACATTGGGACTAGATTACAGCCAAACTAGCAATGTTGTTCAAGCAATGGAAACGAATAAGCGAGTTCCGGTGATTTGGTTACAGCTTATGGATTGTACAGGGTGTTCAGAATCTTTTATCCGCTCATCACATCCAAGAACTGAGAATGTCCTTTTAGATATGATTTCGCTAGAGTACAGCGAAGTTTTATCTGCGGCATCTGGATATCAAATCGAAGCAAACAGAGAAAGAGTTATGGAAGAGTATAAAGGGGAGTACATTTTAGCTGTTGAAGGAAATGTTACAGATGCAGAATTTTTAACTGTTGCAGGTCACTCAGCCCTGGAAACATTAAAGGAAACGGCTAAGCACGCCAAAGCAGTAATTGCTTATGGTAGTTGTGCATCTTGGGGGGGGATCGCAGCAGCACATCCTAACCCAACTAATGCTAGGTCGGTAGATGATGTTATTAAAGGTGTTCCGGTTATGAAAGTACCAGGGTGTCCGCCTATCGCTGAAGTTATGACTGGTGTAATTGCTCATGTAATCACGTTTGGTAGATTACCAGAATTAGATGGTAAGGGTAGACCAAAAGCATTTTATAAATTAAGAATTCATGACAAATGCAACCGAAGAGCTTATTTTGATGCAGGTCTTTTTGTTGAATCATTTGATGATGAAGGTGCAAAAATCGGCTATTGTTTATATAAAGTAGGCTGTAAAGGTCCAACTACGTATAACTCTTGTGCTGAAATGAGATGGAACGGTGGCGTAAGTTACCCAATTCAATCTGGAAATCCTTGTATTGGTTGTTCTGAAAAAGATTTTTGGGATGAAGGACCGTTTTTTACTCGTCGAGCCAAGATACCTGGAACACAAACGACTGTAAACCCAGAGAAAGTTGGTTTATACGCAGCGGGAGTAACTGTAGCTGGAATTGCAGCTCATGCAACTGCAACTGCAGTTAAGAAGAAACAAGATGAAAAGAATTCTACGGAAGATATTTGA
- a CDS encoding HyaD/HybD family hydrogenase maturation endopeptidase, producing the protein MTCNQLEKKTKKITILGIGNTLYSDEGVGVHILPLLHKVLKDKSEEEVEIIEGATDGMRLLGPVEDTDYLIIIDAINAGKEPGTIISIKNDDIPAYFGIKMSIHQVGFQEVLFAARIRERLPEEMIMFGIQPESLKLGLELTSTVNDRLIDLANQIKSQVDTWSDKIE; encoded by the coding sequence GTGACTTGTAATCAACTAGAAAAAAAGACAAAGAAAATTACAATTTTAGGAATCGGCAACACCCTCTATTCTGATGAGGGTGTTGGGGTTCATATTTTACCACTTCTTCATAAAGTGCTAAAAGATAAAAGTGAAGAAGAAGTGGAGATTATTGAAGGTGCAACAGATGGTATGAGACTGTTAGGACCTGTAGAGGATACCGATTATTTGATTATTATCGATGCAATTAATGCTGGGAAAGAGCCTGGTACAATTATTTCTATTAAAAATGATGATATACCTGCTTATTTCGGCATAAAGATGTCGATCCATCAAGTTGGTTTCCAAGAAGTTCTTTTCGCAGCACGGATCAGAGAACGTTTACCGGAAGAAATGATTATGTTTGGTATTCAGCCGGAATCTCTTAAACTTGGATTAGAACTAACTAGTACTGTAAATGATAGACTAATAGACTTAGCGAATCAGATTAAAAGTCAAGTGGACACATGGAGTGATAAGATTGAATAG
- a CDS encoding nickel-dependent hydrogenase large subunit has protein sequence MTERIVVDPVTRIEGHLRIEADIQNGVIQDAYSSGTGIRGIEQIVTGRDPRDVWAFVQRICGVCTTTHALASVRSVEDALDIKIPRNAQLIREIMNEVIFVHDHVVHFYHLHALDWVDVVSALSADPDETSKVAQSISDWAKSSPGYFREVQLKVQKIVDSGQLGIFANGYWGHEAYKLPPEVNLLAVAHYLEALDWQKEIVKIHAILGGKNPHPHYVVGGMATPIDINGDNAVNASQLMQISEIIDDAMEFVNKVYIPDLLAIGSFYKDWLHGGGVQNYMSYGDFSTGDVRDIELYRMPRGIILNGNLNEVLDVDPKDPEQIKEFIDHSWYSYDGNEAGDGKHPWEGETTLKYSGPKAPFKQLNTDEKYSWIKAPRWNEHPMEVGPLARIMVGYAKGQPEIVAIVDDTLKKLNVPLSALQSALGRTVARGLETALIVKWLRNDMDELIANIKNGDQITFNSTKWEPSTWPKNAKGVGWMEAPRGALGHWVTIEDGLTSSYQAVVPTTWLATPKDHKGQIGPYEAALKGTPVANAEQPLEILRIVHSFDPCLACAVHLTDLENKKTTEIRVG, from the coding sequence ATGACTGAACGTATTGTAGTAGATCCAGTTACAAGGATCGAGGGACATTTACGCATAGAAGCAGATATACAAAATGGTGTAATTCAAGATGCTTATAGCTCTGGAACAGGAATTCGTGGTATCGAACAAATTGTTACTGGAAGAGATCCAAGAGATGTATGGGCATTTGTGCAACGTATTTGCGGGGTGTGTACGACGACACATGCTTTAGCATCAGTAAGATCTGTAGAAGACGCACTTGATATAAAAATTCCAAGAAACGCCCAACTTATCCGCGAAATTATGAATGAAGTTATTTTTGTCCATGATCATGTAGTTCACTTCTATCATTTGCATGCTCTGGATTGGGTTGATGTTGTAAGTGCATTAAGTGCAGATCCAGATGAAACGAGTAAGGTTGCTCAATCTATTTCTGACTGGGCGAAATCTTCACCAGGATATTTTAGAGAAGTTCAACTAAAAGTACAAAAAATCGTTGATAGTGGACAACTGGGGATTTTTGCAAATGGTTATTGGGGACATGAAGCATACAAGCTTCCACCTGAAGTTAACTTGCTAGCTGTTGCTCATTATTTAGAAGCGCTTGATTGGCAAAAAGAAATTGTTAAAATTCATGCGATTTTAGGTGGGAAAAATCCACATCCACACTATGTTGTTGGTGGAATGGCAACTCCAATCGACATTAATGGTGATAATGCAGTTAATGCGTCACAATTAATGCAAATCTCTGAAATTATTGATGATGCAATGGAGTTTGTAAATAAAGTTTATATTCCTGATTTACTTGCGATTGGTTCATTTTATAAGGATTGGCTTCACGGTGGTGGAGTTCAAAACTACATGAGTTATGGAGATTTCTCTACCGGGGATGTTCGTGATATAGAGCTTTACAGAATGCCACGTGGAATTATTTTAAACGGGAATTTAAACGAAGTATTAGATGTTGATCCAAAAGACCCTGAACAAATTAAAGAATTTATCGACCATTCATGGTACTCGTATGATGGTAATGAAGCCGGAGACGGTAAACACCCTTGGGAAGGTGAAACAACATTAAAGTATAGTGGACCTAAAGCGCCGTTTAAACAATTGAATACTGATGAGAAGTATAGCTGGATTAAGGCACCTCGTTGGAATGAACACCCAATGGAAGTAGGCCCATTAGCCCGAATTATGGTTGGTTATGCTAAAGGACAACCTGAAATTGTTGCAATTGTTGATGATACATTAAAGAAACTTAATGTACCTTTATCAGCACTGCAATCTGCACTTGGAAGAACTGTAGCGAGGGGATTAGAAACAGCTCTAATTGTTAAATGGTTAAGAAATGATATGGATGAGCTTATTGCTAACATTAAAAATGGTGATCAAATTACGTTCAATAGTACGAAGTGGGAGCCTTCTACTTGGCCGAAAAATGCTAAGGGGGTTGGCTGGATGGAAGCACCTCGTGGAGCATTAGGTCACTGGGTAACTATTGAAGATGGTTTAACTAGTTCGTATCAGGCGGTTGTACCAACAACATGGTTAGCAACACCTAAAGACCATAAAGGACAAATTGGACCATACGAAGCAGCTTTAAAAGGAACGCCAGTTGCAAATGCTGAGCAACCTTTAGAGATTTTACGAATTGTTCATTCTTTTGATCCTTGTTTAGCTTGTGCCGTTCACTTAACTGACTTAGAAAACAAAAAGACTACTGAAATTCGAGTAGGATAA
- the cybH gene encoding Ni/Fe-hydrogenase, b-type cytochrome subunit, producing MAVPVNEKSTLNQKEVMTKRKEEKLVKLYVWELPVRIFHWINAAAIVLLMITGIYIANPFLSPTVHTHATPSSLMGFVRNIHFFAGFVFTLNLLVRWYWVFKGNHYATSNPTKKEFWVGTIETIKDYLFLKNKKRHYIGHNPLAQLSYWIFIGGGSLTIMFTGYFLLFEPQPHTWLGAMFAWVPGVFGGDSYGVRSIHHFVAWGFIIFMIVHIYMAFREDWLSKNGTMSSIFTGYKTEKKHDEDH from the coding sequence ATGGCCGTTCCCGTTAATGAAAAGTCAACATTAAACCAAAAAGAAGTGATGACAAAACGTAAAGAAGAAAAATTAGTTAAATTGTATGTTTGGGAGCTTCCTGTTCGAATATTCCATTGGATAAATGCAGCGGCAATCGTCCTTTTAATGATTACAGGGATCTACATTGCCAATCCATTTTTATCACCAACCGTTCATACACATGCAACCCCTTCATCTTTAATGGGATTTGTACGTAATATTCACTTTTTTGCAGGATTTGTTTTCACACTAAACTTACTTGTTCGTTGGTATTGGGTGTTTAAAGGTAATCATTATGCGACATCAAACCCAACAAAGAAAGAGTTCTGGGTTGGAACAATTGAAACAATAAAAGACTACCTATTCTTAAAAAATAAGAAGAGGCATTATATAGGTCATAATCCGTTAGCGCAGCTTAGCTATTGGATTTTCATCGGAGGTGGCTCGCTGACGATTATGTTCACAGGTTATTTTCTCTTATTTGAACCACAGCCACATACTTGGTTAGGTGCTATGTTTGCCTGGGTACCAGGAGTATTTGGTGGTGATAGCTACGGCGTACGTTCAATCCATCATTTTGTAGCATGGGGCTTTATTATTTTTATGATTGTTCATATTTATATGGCCTTCCGTGAAGATTGGCTTAGCAAAAATGGAACAATGTCTAGTATTTTTACCGGTTATAAAACAGAAAAGAAGCACGATGAAGACCACTAA
- a CDS encoding diacylglycerol/lipid kinase family protein — MNKKIGDKLYLFIINNHSGKGAKVWKETLPLLKKMEIEYKTYFITKPEDLLQLKVDLNSSVKALVIIGGDGTIHHALRYFKNTEIPLGIIPAGSGNDLARALNIPRNTCAALEKVLKGNTKKIDLINVADKLCTTVVGVGFDAKVAEITNSSRIKLWLNALKLGKFAYVFGVLRGVFSYQPTDIVITVDGEEKHYSNVWLIAIANTPFYGGGLKICPDANKTDGTLNICIAHSLTKLEILMFFPLVFLGKHTLHPSVAIDKGHVINVSSNSNVPVQADGEMLGNTPISITVLKEELIVII, encoded by the coding sequence ATGAACAAGAAAATAGGTGATAAATTGTATTTATTCATTATTAATAATCATTCCGGAAAAGGGGCAAAAGTGTGGAAAGAAACTTTACCCTTATTAAAAAAAATGGAGATAGAATATAAAACTTACTTCATAACAAAACCTGAAGATTTACTACAATTGAAAGTTGATTTAAATTCTTCTGTAAAAGCATTAGTGATCATCGGTGGTGACGGGACGATCCATCATGCATTAAGATATTTTAAAAACACAGAAATTCCATTAGGCATTATTCCAGCAGGAAGTGGAAACGATCTTGCTAGAGCTTTAAATATTCCGAGAAATACCTGTGCCGCTTTAGAAAAAGTGTTAAAGGGAAATACAAAAAAAATTGATTTAATTAATGTTGCTGACAAACTTTGCACAACTGTTGTCGGAGTTGGCTTCGATGCAAAAGTCGCAGAGATTACAAACAGTTCTAGAATAAAACTATGGTTGAATGCGTTAAAGTTAGGTAAGTTCGCTTATGTTTTCGGAGTATTGAGAGGAGTGTTCTCTTATCAACCTACTGACATTGTCATTACAGTAGATGGAGAAGAAAAACATTACTCTAATGTTTGGTTAATAGCAATAGCTAATACACCATTTTACGGTGGCGGGTTAAAAATCTGTCCTGATGCAAACAAAACCGATGGTACTTTAAATATTTGTATCGCCCATTCCTTAACAAAACTAGAAATCTTAATGTTCTTCCCATTAGTTTTCTTAGGGAAACACACACTCCATCCATCTGTAGCAATTGATAAGGGACATGTTATAAATGTCTCATCAAATAGTAACGTTCCTGTTCAAGCTGATGGAGAAATGTTAGGAAATACCCCGATTTCAATTACTGTTTTAAAGGAAGAATTAATCGTCATTATTTGA